In Candidatus Poribacteria bacterium, one DNA window encodes the following:
- a CDS encoding DNA double-strand break repair nuclease NurA: MPYEGEFAKYRSIRRLVENERVKNLVERARIQDHSSDETTPPMIRTSEIPTSEWHPKCVIAIDGSHQETFVENGYPGAEVGYVTTAAVVMDIAKIKELDSHRPVNPKLFRETEKVGSIDSAFPGCNIVIDSDKSAKHSLSKMLFETFDEIKLFEGESLLGTYEALLEHKPEGKEPDCPYFEEGDCQADDKKYLRKKGTYLCPCPNKNMLYSTDALRVHERMVPDSANGEMFGEIMQVLERIVVIHILRAFKQQNALQLLKDIGIVIDGQLAVFGSPAWLHSAIREELYRLNKAVKDTIGRDLLIIGIEKSGTFVNHFERIDQDKHGGQGKFPPQTVSLLTDEYIKKNIIFSDSTKPYGLDTHFGRKLFYKTASGARLVASLPFFDDSHSDMTRADPNQYPRLVDALSLIDQLVSSRYPNSLSPLISAHAEAAIPMNIGARVLEEIAKLIEREENL; this comes from the coding sequence ATGCCATACGAAGGCGAGTTCGCAAAGTACAGATCCATTCGGCGACTTGTCGAAAACGAACGCGTAAAAAATTTAGTGGAGCGTGCCAGGATTCAAGATCACTCTTCAGATGAAACTACGCCGCCGATGATAAGAACTTCAGAGATTCCCACGAGTGAGTGGCATCCGAAATGTGTTATTGCAATTGACGGAAGCCACCAAGAAACATTCGTAGAAAATGGCTATCCAGGTGCTGAAGTGGGATATGTTACGACTGCTGCTGTTGTAATGGATATAGCGAAAATTAAGGAACTTGACTCTCACAGACCCGTTAATCCCAAATTATTCCGTGAAACTGAAAAAGTGGGTTCTATTGATTCTGCCTTTCCTGGCTGCAACATTGTTATTGACTCAGATAAATCCGCTAAACACTCGTTAAGTAAAATGTTATTTGAAACCTTTGACGAAATTAAACTTTTTGAAGGTGAATCGCTTCTTGGAACATACGAAGCATTATTGGAACACAAACCTGAAGGTAAAGAACCAGATTGTCCATATTTTGAAGAAGGAGATTGTCAGGCAGATGACAAAAAATACCTACGGAAAAAAGGGACTTATCTTTGCCCATGCCCAAATAAAAATATGCTCTACTCTACTGATGCCTTGCGAGTCCATGAAAGAATGGTCCCTGATAGTGCCAATGGCGAAATGTTTGGTGAGATTATGCAAGTTTTAGAGCGTATCGTAGTTATCCATATCTTGCGAGCGTTTAAACAACAAAACGCTCTTCAGTTACTTAAAGACATAGGAATTGTAATTGATGGACAACTCGCTGTCTTTGGATCTCCAGCTTGGTTACACTCCGCAATCCGTGAAGAACTTTACCGACTCAATAAAGCTGTTAAAGATACTATAGGGCGAGATTTACTGATAATTGGTATAGAAAAATCAGGAACTTTTGTTAATCACTTTGAAAGGATTGACCAAGATAAACATGGTGGCCAAGGTAAATTTCCTCCACAAACTGTTTCTTTGCTAACTGATGAATACATCAAGAAAAACATAATATTCTCAGATAGCACGAAGCCATATGGCTTAGACACACACTTTGGTCGTAAATTGTTTTATAAAACTGCATCAGGTGCTCGCCTTGTCGCATCACTTCCCTTTTTCGACGATTCACATAGTGATATGACTCGTGCTGATCCTAACCAATATCCTCGATTGGTCGACGCACTAAGCCTAATTGATCAGCTAGTGTCCTCTCGTTATCCAAATTCCCTATCGCCGCTTATTTCAGCACACGCTGAAGCAGCAATCCCAATGAATATAGGAGCTCGTGTTTTAGAAGAAATAGCAAAGTTAATTGAAAGAGAGGAAAACCTGTGA